The genomic stretch GATCGGAGCGCATTTGCACGACCCCGTGTCGAGTGTTCCTCTTCTCGTGTGCCAATAAAGGAGGGACACATAGTGCCTGTTAGTGTTTTTCGACACGCGCCGACACCGTTGCACATTTCAATTGCCCCACCAAATCCGTCTTGACTGGAGAAATCGAAGTAAGTATCAATCTTAATGGTGTTATAGTCTCTGCCGAAGCGTAGATTCTCTGTCATCGGTGGTGCATCAACGATTTTACCCGGATTCATAATCCCCTTCGGATCAAACGCTCTTTTCACTTCAGCGAGGGCTTGATATATCTGCGGACCGAACATGCTCTCTATCCACTCACTGCGGACGAGACCATCACCGTGCTCGCCGCTCATCGCACCGTCTAATTCCATGAGCAAATCGCGAACCTCACGAGCGATGTCGTGCATCTTCTGAATATCGGTTTCGGATTTGAGGTTGACGATCGGACGGTTGTGCAATAACCCAACGCTCGCATGCGCGTAGTAGGCAGCAGTAGTCCCATGTGATGTAACAATCTCATCAAATCTGCGGACGTATTCCGGTAAATTCTCTATCGGTACTGCGGCATCTTCGACGAAACCAACCGGCTTCGCATCACCCTTCATACCCATTAGCAAACCGAGTCCTGCTTTCCGAGTCTCCCAGACGCGGGACTTCTCCTCAGCGGTGAAACAGTGGACGAAGGCATAACCGAAACCAGTGCTTTTCAGCGTCTTTTCGAGCTTATCTAATTGCGACTCCAATTCCGCTTGTGTCTCACCGTAAAATTCAACAGCAAGCAATGCAGCGGGTTCGCCTTGTATAAAAGTAGTAAGCCGCGAAAATTGCAATGAACCCCGCGCCATATCGAGGATTGTCTTATCTATGAGTTCTACGGCAGTTGGGTTACATTCCAGGATGGGTTGCATCGCCTCCATAGAGCCAACAAGGGACTCGAAATGCACAACACACAAAGCGGTCAGTTTAGGAATCGGCACGAGGTTTATTGTTGACTCAAGAGTCGTTGCAAGTGTGCCTTCAGATCCGACAAGAATTTTCGTCAAACTAAACGGACGATTTTCGTCACATCCATCGCGACGATAAGGCGTAACCTCTTTTGAACCAGAATTTGGAACAAACTCATCAAGGTTGTAACCCGCGACGCGACGCAAGATACGAGGATAACGTTTACGGATCTCGGCTTCGTTGTCCGCGCACACTCGGCAAAGTTCACGATAGATATTTGCCTCTAATGTATTGCCTTGTTTTTTAGTCTCTAATTCTGCAATCGAAATGGGGGATGCTGTGATTTCATCAGCGTTGGAAAGAACTAAGTCAAGCGACATGACGTGGTCAATGGTTTTACCGTAGATGAGGGAATGCGAACCCGCAGAGTTGTTTCCGATGGTACCACCGACGTTCGCTCGACTGCTCGTGGCAACATCAGGTGCATACATCAAGCCGTGAGATTTTAACTTGTGGTTCAGTTCGTCTAAAACGATACCGGGTTGCACGCGCGCCCAATGCTCTGCAACATTTACCTCAAGGAGTTGGTTCATGTATTTGGACATGTCCAACACGATCGCCTCACCGACGCTCTGGCCAGCGAGGCTTGTGCCGCCACCGCGTGGAAGGATCGGAATGTTGTGTTCTGCCGCGATTTGCACAGTCTTAATAACATCTTGGCTATCTTTCGGAATTACAACGCCTATCGGCTGTATTTGATAGAGGCTCGCGTCCGTGCTATAGAGTGCTTTAGAATACAAATCAAAGCGTACCTCTCCTGCAAGCGTATTAGATAATTGTTGTTCAAGGGATTCCGATATAGAAGGGGCCATATTTATCGTCCAAAAAGCTGTAAACATCGCAAGAGATAACCGCGACTGTTATTTTTTATCCTCCCCAAAAAAATTTGACATTGCTACCCGCGTAAAGTATAATTAAGCATACGGTGCCCCTGTGGTGGAATTTGGTATACACAGCAGGTTGAGGGCCTGTGCCTTAATTGGCATACTGGTTCGAGTCCAGTCGGGGGCATCTTCCTTTTTTGGGTTCCAGATTCTAATTCCAGTTGCCACTTACGAAGTACCCTCAAGCAACTCCTGATATACCCGATAAGTCTGTGCCGCAATCGTTTCCCATGTGAAGTCCTTGACGCGGTTAAGCCCACCTTCAATTAAATCGTTCCGAAGACGGGCATCGTGTGTGATGCGATGTATCCGTTCTGCCAAAGCCTTCATATCCCCCTCACGGAAGGTAAGCCCCGCGTTATCAATCACGTGCGGAATCTCGCCAGAATCTGAACCGATAACCGGCACTTCACATGCCATTCCTTCGATAAGCACCCTACCGAAGAATTCTACCCATCCGGGTGTCGTCCGAGAGGGCAGCACCAGTGTATCCATACAATTAATATAGGCGGCTACCTCTTCAGGAGGCACCGCGTCTATCCACACAATGTGCCCAGAAATTCCAAGGGTTTCGGCAGTTTTTTGAAAACTGGGTTTATCTTCACCGCGCCCGACGATTAAAAGTTTATATGTGCGCGTCGTATCTTGGCTTACAAGGTGCGCCACAGCCTCAAGAAGCGTCTCGATTCCCTTCATCCGAAGCAATCTGCCGACGTAGCCAATGACAAAACAATCGCTGAGCTGCAATGAAGCTCTCAACTTGCTGACATCCATTTTATAGAAATGTCGCACGTCAACGCCATTCGGAAACG from Candidatus Poribacteria bacterium encodes the following:
- a CDS encoding FAD-binding protein; translation: MAPSISESLEQQLSNTLAGEVRFDLYSKALYSTDASLYQIQPIGVVIPKDSQDVIKTVQIAAEHNIPILPRGGGTSLAGQSVGEAIVLDMSKYMNQLLEVNVAEHWARVQPGIVLDELNHKLKSHGLMYAPDVATSSRANVGGTIGNNSAGSHSLIYGKTIDHVMSLDLVLSNADEITASPISIAELETKKQGNTLEANIYRELCRVCADNEAEIRKRYPRILRRVAGYNLDEFVPNSGSKEVTPYRRDGCDENRPFSLTKILVGSEGTLATTLESTINLVPIPKLTALCVVHFESLVGSMEAMQPILECNPTAVELIDKTILDMARGSLQFSRLTTFIQGEPAALLAVEFYGETQAELESQLDKLEKTLKSTGFGYAFVHCFTAEEKSRVWETRKAGLGLLMGMKGDAKPVGFVEDAAVPIENLPEYVRRFDEIVTSHGTTAAYYAHASVGLLHNRPIVNLKSETDIQKMHDIAREVRDLLMELDGAMSGEHGDGLVRSEWIESMFGPQIYQALAEVKRAFDPKGIMNPGKIVDAPPMTENLRFGRDYNTIKIDTYFDFSSQDGFGGAIEMCNGVGACRKTLTGTMCPSFIGTREEEHSTRGRANALRSIISGALPHTELTSERLQEVLDLCLGCKACKAECPSNVDMAKIKYEVLAHYHKVNGLPLHRRLFGEIGALAPLGSMFSPFSNWAVNTGFSKWVAEKLIGVDRRRDMPTFVRPTHEQWFRKRKSRRTSDKKVVLFSDTFMNYSEPSIGKAAVELLEACGFEVLLPKKRCCGRPLISEGMLDRAVANASYNIDALRGYADAGIPIVGCEPSCTSAIIDDYVELIGTPDAKRVAEGTCSFEEFLVQLADKGELPLEFSTEPRDILLHGHCHQRALVGTQPTVKMLSLPSEHNVTVIDSSCCGMAGAFGYEKAHYDLSMKIGELRLFEAVREKPPGSFALSAAGFSCRHQLEHGTGVQPKHPVEILHEAVLK
- a CDS encoding glycosyltransferase family 4 protein, which gives rise to MRVLVLSHSYIMKPYRRKFALIAERPDVTLRVVVPARWYESFQNIVFEPESDTPCEEFPCPIRFSGYGSRFYYHQDVKPHFRDFQPDIIHLEEEAWSLNALQTVRLKRKYCPNSRFIFRTSLSIPTKQRFGFLPVWIERRVFRETDRAFPLSVNAGKILTQRGYTGQQTPFPNGVDVRHFYKMDVSKLRASLQLSDCFVIGYVGRLLRMKGIETLLEAVAHLVSQDTTRTYKLLIVGRGEDKPSFQKTAETLGISGHIVWIDAVPPEEVAAYINCMDTLVLPSRTTPGWVEFFGRVLIEGMACEVPVIGSDSGEIPHVIDNAGLTFREGDMKALAERIHRITHDARLRNDLIEGGLNRVKDFTWETIAAQTYRVYQELLEGTS